In the genome of Bacillus sp. S3, one region contains:
- the racE gene encoding glutamate racemase, whose translation MKQPIGVIDSGVGGLTVAKEIIRQLPNEKIIYLGDTARCPYGPRSRQEVKRFTWEMTAFLLEKNIKMLVIACNTATAAALDEIRKELPIPVLGVINPGARAAIKRTKNYRVGIIGTVGTVKSGAYEKALKSLNSRLFVTSHACPKFVPLVESGEYNGPIAERIVDEALKPLLNQHLDTLILGCTHYPLLEPLIKNVMGETVHVISSGDETAHEISAILQYSGQLDELESVPEHEFYTTGSKRLFSKIASQWLGIPVDHVNKIKL comes from the coding sequence TTGAAACAACCAATAGGTGTAATAGATTCCGGTGTCGGTGGATTAACCGTTGCCAAAGAAATTATTAGACAGCTTCCAAACGAGAAAATCATTTATTTGGGGGATACTGCCCGCTGCCCCTATGGTCCAAGATCGAGGCAGGAAGTAAAGAGATTCACTTGGGAAATGACCGCTTTTTTATTAGAAAAAAACATCAAAATGCTGGTGATTGCTTGCAATACCGCAACTGCAGCGGCACTTGATGAGATTCGCAAGGAATTGCCGATCCCTGTTCTCGGGGTAATTAATCCCGGGGCACGTGCAGCCATTAAGCGGACGAAAAACTATCGAGTTGGCATTATCGGCACAGTGGGCACAGTTAAAAGTGGTGCCTATGAAAAGGCATTAAAATCGCTAAACAGCCGTCTTTTTGTTACTAGTCATGCCTGCCCTAAATTTGTCCCCCTCGTGGAAAGCGGCGAATATAATGGACCGATTGCCGAAAGAATAGTGGATGAGGCGTTAAAGCCGTTATTAAACCAACATTTGGATACCTTGATTTTAGGCTGCACACATTATCCTTTGCTGGAACCGCTGATAAAAAATGTTATGGGCGAAACGGTACATGTCATTAGTTCCGGTGACGAAACAGCCCATGAAATTAGTGCGATCCTTCAATACAGTGGGCAGCTCGATGAATTAGAGTCTGTGCCGGAGCATGAGTTTTATACAACCGGCTCAAAAAGGCTTTTTTCAAAAATTGCCTCCCAGTGGCTGGGGATCCCAGTTGATCATGTGAATAAAATAAAACTATGA
- a CDS encoding succinate dehydrogenase cytochrome b558 subunit, translating into MAGNREFVYRRLHSLLGVIPIGVFLIQHLVVNHFITGGPESFNKAAGFMGSLPFRIVLETVVIYLPILFHAIYGLYIAFTASSNVNRFGTYRNWMYMVQRVTGVITLIFIAWHVWQTRVAAAFGAEVSYDMMHDILSSPFMFVFYLVGILSAIFHFANGLWSFLVSWGITVSPRSQVISTYVTIGVFVILSFIAIQTLIAFV; encoded by the coding sequence ATGGCGGGTAATCGAGAATTTGTTTATCGCAGATTGCATTCGTTGCTGGGCGTTATTCCAATCGGAGTATTTCTGATACAGCACCTTGTAGTCAACCATTTTATCACAGGAGGACCGGAATCCTTCAATAAGGCTGCAGGTTTTATGGGAAGTCTGCCATTCCGGATTGTCCTGGAAACAGTAGTTATTTATTTACCAATTCTTTTTCATGCAATTTACGGACTTTATATTGCTTTTACGGCAAGCAGCAATGTTAACAGGTTTGGTACATACAGGAACTGGATGTACATGGTGCAGCGTGTAACAGGAGTCATCACACTGATATTTATTGCATGGCACGTTTGGCAAACTCGTGTGGCTGCAGCATTTGGTGCTGAGGTATCCTATGATATGATGCATGATATTCTTTCATCACCATTTATGTTCGTTTTCTATTTAGTAGGTATCCTTTCAGCTATTTTCCATTTTGCCAATGGTTTATGGTCATTCCTGGTTAGCTGGGGGATTACTGTGTCACCACGTTCACAAGTCATATCTACATATGTGACAATTGGTGTTTTTGTGATTCTATCATTTATTGCCATTCAAACATTAATCGCATTTGTTTAA
- a CDS encoding HesB/YadR/YfhF family protein, which produces MQINISNAAIKWFQEEVGLKKGNKVRFYTQIYGSSPVQENFALGFTVDNEPVDMSVKTEIEGITFFIEGTDLWFFNGHDLHVDYNPQKDEVEYSYTISE; this is translated from the coding sequence ATGCAGATCAACATAAGTAATGCAGCTATAAAGTGGTTTCAGGAAGAAGTGGGATTAAAAAAGGGGAATAAAGTGAGGTTCTACACGCAAATTTACGGGAGCAGTCCTGTACAAGAAAATTTCGCCTTGGGGTTTACAGTCGATAATGAACCGGTCGATATGTCTGTGAAAACCGAAATAGAAGGAATTACTTTTTTCATTGAAGGAACAGATTTATGGTTTTTTAATGGACATGATTTACATGTTGATTACAATCCACAAAAAGATGAAGTGGAATATAGTTATACAATAAGTGAATAA
- a CDS encoding acyl-CoA thioesterase, whose amino-acid sequence MGKASYIEDLHQWEQEFEFHTSVTVRFSETDMFGHMNNTVPFVYFEAARIKFFQSIGLMEQWTRPESDTIPVVADLQCDILQQVFFDERLTIYVKAQSVGNSSIDIHYLAKKEDGSAGFVGRGTMVQISKRTGRGVPWTEEMRNILVSLKKVR is encoded by the coding sequence ATGGGAAAAGCATCGTACATCGAGGATCTTCATCAATGGGAGCAGGAGTTTGAATTTCATACCTCTGTCACGGTTCGTTTCTCCGAGACGGATATGTTTGGGCATATGAATAATACGGTTCCCTTCGTTTATTTCGAAGCGGCAAGGATTAAATTTTTTCAATCCATCGGGTTAATGGAGCAATGGACACGGCCGGAAAGTGATACTATTCCCGTGGTGGCTGATCTTCAATGTGACATTTTACAGCAAGTCTTTTTCGATGAAAGGTTAACCATTTATGTAAAGGCACAATCTGTTGGGAATTCGTCTATCGACATTCACTATCTGGCGAAAAAAGAAGATGGATCTGCCGGGTTTGTCGGCAGAGGAACCATGGTACAAATCTCGAAAAGGACGGGCAGAGGGGTTCCGTGGACTGAGGAAATGAGAAATATCCTTGTCAGCCTCAAGAAAGTTAGATAA
- a CDS encoding MarR family winged helix-turn-helix transcriptional regulator, whose amino-acid sequence MELENPQKGTEEIFANIEKDLRYISGIIKQKGREMLSHYKITPPQFVALQWLFEEGDMTIGELSNKMYLACSTTTDLVDRMEKNLLVERVKNPSDRRVVRIHLLEEGKRIIDEVIKKRQVYLEEVLKNFSTEEIQLLQTGLMKLHQEMR is encoded by the coding sequence ATGGAACTCGAAAATCCGCAAAAAGGTACTGAGGAGATTTTTGCTAATATTGAAAAGGATTTACGTTATATATCTGGTATTATCAAACAAAAGGGCAGAGAAATGTTAAGTCATTATAAGATTACTCCTCCCCAATTTGTGGCCTTGCAATGGCTTTTTGAAGAGGGCGATATGACCATCGGTGAGCTATCGAATAAAATGTATTTGGCCTGCAGTACGACGACAGACCTTGTCGATCGGATGGAGAAGAATTTACTTGTAGAACGGGTGAAGAATCCAAGTGACCGTCGAGTGGTAAGGATTCACTTGCTTGAAGAAGGTAAGAGAATTATTGATGAAGTCATCAAAAAACGACAAGTTTATTTGGAAGAAGTGTTAAAAAATTTCTCAACGGAAGAAATTCAACTTCTTCAAACCGGTCTGATGAAACTTCATCAGGAAATGCGTTAG
- the sdhA gene encoding succinate dehydrogenase flavoprotein subunit, whose translation MGKGKVIVVGGGLAGLMATIKVAESGTPVELFSLVPVKRSHSVCAQGGINGAVNTKGEGDSPWIHFDDTIYGGDFLANQPPVKAMCEAAPFIINLFDRMGVMFNRTPEGLLDFRRFGGTQHHRTAFAGATTGQQLLYALDEQVRRHEVDGLVTKYEGWEFLGAVVDDDGVCRGVVVQNLKTMEIKSFSADAVIMATGGPGIIFGKSTNSVINTGSAASIVYQQGATYANGEMIQIHPTAIPGDDKLRLMSESARGEGGRIWTYKDGKPWYFLEEKYPAYGNLVPRDIATREIFDVCVRQKLGINGENMVFLDLSHKDPHELDVKLGGIIEIYEKFMGDNPRKVPMKIFPAVHYSMGGLWVDYDQMTTIPGLFAAGECDYSQHGANRLGANSLLSAVYGGMVAGPNAVKYVDGLEKSSEAISSTIFDRHVKEQEEKWNAIMSLNGTENAYVLHKELGEWMTDNVTVVRYNDQLLKTDEKIQELLERYQNINIHDTSKWSNQGAAFTRQLQNMLQLARVITIGAYNRNESRGAHYKPDFPKRNDEEFLKTTMAKFVDSTSAPAFHYEDVDTSLLKPRERDYTKKH comes from the coding sequence ATGGGTAAAGGTAAAGTGATCGTAGTCGGCGGCGGCTTAGCAGGCTTAATGGCTACCATCAAGGTTGCAGAATCGGGAACACCGGTAGAACTATTTTCTCTTGTTCCGGTTAAACGTTCTCACTCTGTTTGTGCCCAAGGCGGTATTAATGGAGCTGTAAATACAAAAGGTGAAGGTGATTCTCCGTGGATTCACTTTGACGATACCATTTATGGCGGTGATTTCTTAGCCAATCAGCCTCCGGTAAAGGCGATGTGTGAAGCTGCACCGTTTATTATTAATTTATTTGACCGGATGGGAGTAATGTTTAACCGTACTCCTGAAGGCTTATTAGACTTCCGGCGCTTTGGTGGAACACAGCACCACCGTACTGCATTTGCCGGCGCAACAACTGGACAGCAATTGCTATATGCACTAGATGAGCAGGTTCGTCGTCACGAAGTAGATGGTTTGGTAACAAAGTATGAGGGCTGGGAATTCCTCGGTGCCGTTGTAGATGATGATGGCGTATGCCGCGGGGTGGTTGTCCAAAACCTTAAAACAATGGAAATTAAGTCGTTTTCTGCTGATGCCGTTATTATGGCAACCGGCGGTCCTGGAATTATTTTTGGTAAGTCAACGAACTCCGTTATTAATACAGGATCTGCTGCATCAATCGTGTACCAGCAGGGAGCAACTTACGCAAATGGAGAAATGATTCAAATTCATCCAACTGCCATCCCTGGTGATGATAAGCTCCGTTTAATGAGTGAGTCAGCTCGTGGTGAAGGCGGACGAATTTGGACATATAAAGATGGGAAACCATGGTACTTCTTAGAAGAAAAATATCCGGCATACGGAAACCTTGTTCCACGGGATATTGCCACACGTGAAATCTTTGATGTTTGCGTTCGTCAGAAGCTTGGAATTAACGGCGAAAATATGGTATTCCTTGATTTATCTCATAAAGATCCACATGAATTAGACGTAAAACTGGGTGGTATTATCGAGATTTACGAAAAATTCATGGGTGATAATCCACGTAAGGTTCCAATGAAAATATTCCCAGCTGTTCACTATTCAATGGGCGGACTATGGGTTGATTATGATCAAATGACTACTATTCCAGGCCTATTCGCTGCCGGTGAATGTGATTATTCACAGCATGGCGCCAACCGTCTTGGTGCTAACTCCTTGCTTTCAGCCGTTTATGGCGGAATGGTTGCCGGACCGAACGCGGTGAAGTACGTCGACGGGCTTGAAAAGAGTTCTGAAGCGATTTCTTCTACAATCTTTGATCGTCACGTGAAAGAGCAGGAAGAGAAATGGAATGCTATTATGTCTCTAAATGGCACAGAAAATGCGTATGTACTTCATAAAGAACTTGGGGAATGGATGACAGATAACGTAACAGTAGTCCGTTACAATGATCAGCTGTTAAAAACAGATGAAAAGATTCAGGAGCTTTTAGAGCGGTACCAAAACATTAATATCCATGATACATCAAAATGGAGCAACCAAGGAGCAGCCTTTACACGCCAATTACAGAATATGCTGCAATTGGCACGTGTTATTACCATCGGCGCATACAACCGTAATGAAAGCCGTGGTGCACATTATAAACCAGACTTCCCGAAACGGAATGATGAAGAATTCTTAAAAACAACAATGGCTAAATTTGTTGATTCTACATCTGCTCCTGCCTTCCATTATGAAGATGTTGATACATCGTTGCTTAAGCCGCGTGAACGCGATTACACTAAAAAGCATTAA
- the gerE gene encoding spore germination transcription factor GerE, translating into MKENDYNHKPLLTKREREVFELLVQDKTTKEIAGELFISEKTVRNHISNAMQKLGVKGRSQAVVELLRMGELEL; encoded by the coding sequence TTGAAGGAGAATGATTATAATCACAAGCCGCTACTCACCAAACGTGAAAGAGAAGTATTCGAACTACTAGTACAAGACAAAACAACGAAAGAAATCGCTGGTGAATTATTTATAAGCGAGAAAACCGTTAGGAATCACATTTCAAATGCCATGCAGAAGCTTGGTGTTAAGGGGCGTTCACAAGCAGTTGTAGAGCTCCTTCGTATGGGAGAGCTAGAACTTTAA
- a CDS encoding YslB family protein: MKESTVVNLNENDTEPRTIPIFGYELIREYLLPEILGKDTPEILYWAGKRLARKFPLADFDQVIEFFANASWGQLQLKTETKHAIEVELASPLIVSRVKSKAEHFFQLEAGFLAQQIELQKEVITEAFEHPVKKANKVQFTIKWDPKDPTK; encoded by the coding sequence GTGAAAGAAAGTACTGTTGTAAATTTGAATGAAAATGACACTGAACCACGAACTATACCGATATTCGGATATGAGTTAATCCGGGAATACCTGTTGCCGGAGATTCTTGGAAAGGACACTCCTGAAATCTTATATTGGGCAGGGAAACGTCTCGCTCGGAAATTCCCGTTGGCTGATTTTGATCAGGTTATTGAGTTTTTTGCTAATGCTTCTTGGGGTCAGCTTCAACTTAAAACAGAAACAAAGCACGCAATTGAAGTTGAATTAGCCAGCCCGTTAATTGTGTCTCGTGTAAAATCAAAAGCAGAGCACTTTTTCCAGCTTGAGGCCGGTTTCCTAGCCCAGCAAATTGAGCTCCAAAAAGAAGTCATCACCGAAGCCTTCGAGCACCCTGTCAAAAAAGCAAACAAGGTCCAATTCACCATTAAATGGGATCCAAAAGACCCCACCAAATAA
- a CDS encoding aspartate kinase, producing the protein MGLIVQKFGGTSVGSVERILNVAACVKQEKDQGNNVVVVVSAMGKSTDHLVGLAKEISKQPNKREMDMLLSTGEQVTISLLSMALNQQGIEAVSYTGWQAGIVTEPVHGNARISKINTEAIQSQLSEGKVVIVAGFQGITETGEITTLGRGGSDTTAVALAAALKADKCDIYTDVTGVFTTDPRYVKEARKLLSISYDEMLELANLGAGVLHPRAVEFAKNYQVQLEVRSSMEKIEGTVIEGEATMEQNLVVRGVAFEDEITKVTVLGLTNSLTSLSTIFTTLAQNHLNVDIIIQSTTEGGTANLSFSIHTNDLLETLKVLEDNKGVLGYEQLDAENKLAKVSIVGSGMVSNPGVAAKMFEVLAANNIQIKMVSTSEIKVSAVVEEKHMLQAVEALHSAFELGK; encoded by the coding sequence ATGGGGCTGATCGTCCAAAAGTTCGGAGGAACCTCCGTCGGTAGTGTAGAAAGAATCTTAAATGTGGCAGCATGTGTGAAACAGGAAAAAGATCAGGGTAATAATGTCGTTGTCGTTGTGTCGGCGATGGGGAAATCAACCGATCATCTTGTCGGTCTTGCGAAAGAAATTTCTAAACAGCCAAATAAACGGGAAATGGATATGTTGTTATCCACAGGGGAGCAGGTGACAATCTCCTTATTATCGATGGCTTTAAATCAACAAGGGATTGAAGCCGTATCCTATACAGGATGGCAGGCGGGAATTGTAACGGAACCGGTTCATGGAAATGCTCGAATCTCAAAGATAAATACGGAAGCAATCCAGAGCCAGCTTTCAGAAGGGAAAGTGGTTATTGTTGCCGGATTCCAGGGGATCACAGAAACCGGTGAAATTACCACGCTTGGCCGCGGGGGTTCTGATACGACTGCAGTGGCATTAGCTGCAGCACTTAAAGCGGATAAGTGCGATATTTATACCGATGTGACCGGGGTGTTTACTACGGATCCAAGGTATGTGAAAGAAGCACGCAAATTATTATCTATTTCGTATGATGAAATGCTGGAGCTCGCAAATTTAGGCGCGGGTGTCCTTCATCCAAGAGCAGTGGAATTTGCGAAAAACTATCAGGTTCAGCTTGAGGTTCGTTCGAGCATGGAGAAAATAGAGGGAACAGTCATTGAGGGGGAAGCAACAATGGAACAAAATTTAGTGGTACGCGGGGTCGCATTTGAAGATGAAATTACAAAGGTAACGGTACTGGGACTAACCAATTCACTAACAAGTTTATCGACAATTTTTACCACATTAGCGCAGAATCATCTTAACGTTGATATTATTATTCAAAGCACAACAGAGGGTGGAACAGCTAACCTATCTTTCTCCATTCATACAAATGATTTATTAGAGACATTAAAGGTTCTAGAGGATAATAAAGGAGTCCTGGGGTATGAACAGCTCGATGCAGAGAATAAATTAGCTAAAGTGTCGATTGTCGGTTCAGGGATGGTCTCAAACCCAGGTGTAGCAGCAAAAATGTTTGAAGTACTTGCTGCAAACAACATCCAAATCAAAATGGTCAGCACATCCGAAATAAAAGTATCAGCTGTCGTCGAAGAAAAACATATGCTCCAAGCAGTAGAAGCACTACACTCAGCATTCGAACTAGGTAAATAG
- a CDS encoding PAS domain S-box protein — protein MLEFLDENRSRCETLFTDNLDGIFILDIEGNIVQVNPKFERLSGYEAEAAKQVKLQFLFPINYVNKVFHHFHKAVLGQFQNYDCKMTSKNGELVDLNITNVPISVNNQITGVCAVARDITELKRRKEEVRKVEEMHKILTDNVLDLIISTNLKGEILYVSPSCVHILGYTADEVVNQNSFAFIHPDDAKNAYYNRKKVLSTLENGRECYRILKKDGDFVWVESICKPIIDPETRHVLEVVSVLRDISAQTKVEEEAKKREETYRDIVEYSPDAVFIASGDQFLYINETAATLLGAANKEDIYNIGISDIIHPDYQEIAKERIQVVLRGEATDFLEFKLIRLDGTVFVAEVKELPTIFQNKPARHIIFRDIMERKKTQELLLNSEKLNVAGQLAAGIAHEVRNPLTAIKGFLQLMEAQSDHNQNYFEIIQSEMDRIELILSELLVLSKPHELKFETVDLIKLIESVKMLIDTQAIMNGVRIETIYSSKNITINGDKNQLKQVFINILKNAIEAMPKGGIITIELKKYSFNKVKLLFKDTGSGMPQHILKRLGEPFFTTKEDGTGLGIMISKHIIENHEGTIHFWSDQKGTIIEVILPMARYNQK, from the coding sequence TTGTTAGAATTTCTAGATGAAAATAGGAGCAGGTGTGAAACATTGTTCACTGATAACCTCGATGGTATTTTTATCTTGGATATTGAAGGAAATATTGTGCAAGTGAACCCTAAGTTTGAAAGACTTTCGGGATATGAAGCAGAAGCAGCGAAACAGGTGAAGCTCCAATTTCTTTTTCCTATTAATTATGTAAATAAAGTATTTCATCATTTTCATAAAGCCGTTCTTGGCCAATTTCAAAATTATGATTGTAAAATGACGAGTAAAAACGGGGAACTGGTTGATTTAAATATTACAAATGTCCCAATTAGTGTGAATAATCAAATAACAGGTGTTTGTGCTGTTGCCAGGGATATAACTGAATTAAAGAGAAGAAAAGAAGAAGTAAGAAAAGTGGAAGAAATGCACAAGATCCTAACGGATAATGTTTTAGATCTGATCATTAGCACGAATTTAAAGGGGGAAATCCTCTACGTATCACCATCCTGTGTCCATATTCTCGGTTATACTGCCGATGAAGTGGTCAATCAAAATAGTTTTGCCTTCATTCATCCTGATGATGCAAAAAACGCTTATTATAATCGAAAAAAAGTCCTCAGCACCCTGGAAAACGGCAGAGAATGCTATCGTATTTTGAAAAAAGACGGAGATTTTGTTTGGGTAGAGTCTATTTGTAAACCGATTATTGATCCTGAAACCCGTCATGTGCTTGAGGTGGTTAGTGTTCTTAGAGATATTTCGGCACAGACAAAGGTGGAAGAAGAAGCGAAAAAACGAGAAGAAACCTATCGTGACATTGTTGAGTACTCACCTGATGCTGTGTTTATCGCAAGTGGCGATCAGTTCCTTTATATAAATGAAACAGCAGCCACATTATTAGGAGCAGCAAATAAAGAAGATATTTATAATATCGGGATTTCCGACATCATCCATCCGGATTATCAAGAGATTGCAAAAGAACGAATTCAAGTTGTGTTAAGAGGGGAAGCTACAGACTTTTTGGAATTTAAACTAATCCGTTTGGATGGCACTGTTTTTGTAGCGGAGGTAAAAGAGTTACCTACTATTTTCCAGAATAAACCAGCGAGACATATTATCTTTAGGGATATCATGGAACGGAAAAAGACACAAGAACTATTACTCAACTCCGAAAAGTTAAATGTGGCGGGGCAGCTGGCTGCAGGGATTGCTCATGAAGTTCGTAATCCGCTTACTGCTATTAAAGGGTTTCTTCAATTAATGGAGGCACAATCAGATCATAATCAAAATTACTTTGAGATCATCCAATCTGAGATGGATCGAATCGAGCTAATTCTAAGTGAGTTATTAGTACTTTCCAAGCCTCACGAGCTAAAGTTTGAAACAGTAGATTTAATCAAGCTAATTGAAAGTGTGAAAATGTTAATAGATACCCAGGCAATCATGAATGGTGTCCGTATTGAAACGATTTACAGCTCTAAAAATATCACCATCAATGGTGATAAGAATCAGTTAAAACAGGTGTTTATCAATATCTTAAAAAATGCCATTGAAGCAATGCCAAAAGGCGGCATCATTACCATTGAACTGAAAAAATATAGTTTCAATAAGGTAAAGCTGCTCTTTAAAGATACCGGCAGCGGGATGCCTCAGCATATTTTAAAACGCCTGGGGGAGCCGTTTTTTACTACAAAGGAGGACGGCACCGGTTTAGGAATCATGATATCCAAACATATTATTGAAAATCATGAGGGTACGATTCATTTCTGGAGTGATCAAAAAGGTACCATCATAGAAGTTATTTTACCGATGGCAAGATATAACCAGAAGTAG
- the sdhB gene encoding succinate dehydrogenase iron-sulfur subunit, which yields MSENKTVKFKIMRQDGPDSAPFEEEFEVPYRPNMNVISALMEIRKNPVNAKGQASTPITWDMNCLEEVCGACSMVINGKPRQSCSALVDQLEQPIRLEPMRTFPVVRDLQVDRSRMFDSLKKVKAWIPIDGTYDLGPGPRMPENKRQWAYELSKCMTCGVCLEACPNVNSKTNFMGPAVFNQVRLFNAHPTGAMNKAERLNAFMEDGGMQGCGNSQNCVQACPKGIPITTSIAAINRDATMQAFRNFFGSDQD from the coding sequence ATGTCTGAAAATAAAACAGTAAAGTTTAAAATAATGCGTCAAGATGGTCCAGATTCTGCTCCTTTTGAGGAGGAATTTGAGGTTCCCTACCGTCCGAATATGAATGTTATTTCGGCGTTAATGGAAATTCGTAAAAATCCTGTAAACGCGAAGGGACAAGCCTCAACCCCTATTACTTGGGATATGAACTGTCTTGAAGAGGTTTGCGGTGCTTGTTCAATGGTCATCAATGGCAAGCCGCGTCAATCCTGCTCGGCACTTGTTGATCAATTAGAACAGCCAATCCGTTTAGAGCCAATGCGTACCTTCCCTGTCGTCCGTGATCTACAGGTGGACCGCAGCAGAATGTTTGATTCCTTGAAAAAGGTAAAAGCATGGATCCCAATTGACGGAACCTATGATTTAGGACCGGGACCGCGTATGCCCGAGAATAAACGCCAGTGGGCATATGAATTATCTAAATGTATGACATGTGGTGTTTGTTTAGAAGCATGTCCTAACGTTAACAGCAAAACCAACTTCATGGGACCAGCTGTATTTAACCAAGTCCGCTTATTCAATGCCCATCCAACAGGTGCGATGAATAAAGCAGAACGCTTAAATGCTTTCATGGAGGACGGGGGAATGCAAGGTTGCGGGAACTCCCAAAACTGTGTGCAAGCATGTCCAAAAGGTATTCCAATTACGACTTCCATTGCAGCTATTAACCGTGATGCAACAATGCAGGCATTTAGGAACTTCTTCGGAAGCGATCAAGACTAA